In Zunongwangia profunda SM-A87, the following proteins share a genomic window:
- a CDS encoding alpha-ketoacid dehydrogenase subunit alpha/beta yields the protein MQSETETKESISYEDFKTQVLEDYKVAVTSRECSLLGRREVLTGKAKFGIFGDGKELPQLAMAKSFKNGDFRSGYYRDQTFMMAIGNLSIENFFAGLYADTDIENEPMSAGRQMGGHFISHNINEDGSWKNLMEQKNSSADISPTAGQMPRLLGLAQASKIYRHVDGLDAEKFSDNGNEIAWGTIGNASTSEGHFWETINAAGVLQVPMILSVWDDEYGISVHAKHQTTKESISEVLKGFQRDEGQNNGYEIIVVKGWDYVELVEAYNRAQKIAREEHCPVLIHVIELTQPQGHSTSGSHERYKSDKRLTWEKQFDCNVKFREWIIENGFSTIEEMNKFDKDIKRQVREGKKRAWNAYITPNKQKQKELLQILSSITKNTDAGEQLTPLIKKLKSTKEPLKKDVLSVARKTLRYITNYKGEDKTELIQWINDFNEQSFDEYSSHLYSTNKPIDQEILPVYADEPKMVDARIVIRDNFDKIFETRPETMIFGEDAGEIGDVNQGLEGLQKKYGAYRVADTGIRETTILGQGIGLSLRGLRPIAEIQYLDYVMYALQTISDDLSTLHYRTKGKQKNPLIVRTRGHRLEGIWHSGSQLGGILNLIRGVFVLVPRNMTKAAGFYNNLLDLDNPALVIECLNGYRLKERLPENLAAFKTPIGKVETLREGKDITLVSYGSTLRVIEQTAEELAEIGIDVEIIDVQSLLPFDTAHDIVESVKKTNRLLVIDEDVPGGASSYILQKVLENQNAWRYLDSKPQTLTAKEHRPAYGSDGDYFSKPSHEDVFEKIYAIMHESNPDKFPKLM from the coding sequence ATGCAAAGCGAAACCGAAACTAAAGAATCGATTTCTTACGAAGATTTTAAAACTCAGGTTTTAGAAGATTACAAAGTTGCCGTAACGAGCCGCGAATGTAGTTTACTGGGAAGACGAGAAGTTCTTACCGGAAAAGCTAAATTCGGGATTTTTGGAGACGGAAAAGAGTTGCCACAGCTTGCTATGGCAAAAAGCTTTAAAAATGGGGACTTTAGATCCGGTTATTATCGCGATCAAACCTTTATGATGGCTATTGGTAATTTAAGTATTGAAAACTTCTTTGCCGGTCTGTATGCCGATACCGATATAGAAAACGAACCGATGTCTGCCGGTCGCCAAATGGGAGGTCACTTTATTTCGCATAACATTAATGAAGACGGAAGCTGGAAAAATCTGATGGAGCAAAAAAATTCCAGCGCCGATATTTCTCCTACCGCAGGCCAAATGCCAAGATTGTTGGGATTGGCCCAGGCTTCTAAAATCTACAGGCATGTTGACGGACTTGATGCTGAAAAGTTTTCGGACAACGGAAACGAAATTGCGTGGGGAACTATAGGAAATGCCAGTACTAGTGAAGGACATTTTTGGGAAACTATTAATGCCGCTGGTGTATTGCAGGTACCAATGATTTTAAGCGTTTGGGATGATGAATACGGGATATCAGTTCACGCAAAGCATCAAACCACTAAGGAAAGTATTTCTGAAGTTTTAAAAGGTTTTCAACGTGACGAAGGTCAGAATAACGGTTACGAAATTATTGTGGTCAAAGGATGGGATTATGTTGAGCTTGTTGAGGCTTATAACAGAGCACAAAAAATTGCCAGAGAAGAACATTGCCCGGTATTAATTCATGTTATAGAATTAACACAACCACAGGGACACTCTACTTCCGGATCCCACGAGCGCTACAAAAGCGATAAGCGTTTAACATGGGAAAAACAATTTGACTGTAATGTAAAATTTAGAGAGTGGATTATCGAAAATGGCTTCAGCACTATTGAAGAAATGAATAAATTCGATAAAGATATTAAACGCCAGGTTCGAGAAGGTAAAAAACGTGCCTGGAATGCGTACATAACTCCTAACAAACAAAAGCAAAAAGAACTGCTTCAAATTTTAAGCAGCATCACTAAAAATACAGATGCCGGCGAGCAGTTAACCCCCTTAATAAAAAAATTAAAAAGTACTAAAGAGCCTCTAAAAAAAGATGTACTTTCTGTAGCCAGAAAAACACTTCGATACATCACTAACTATAAAGGAGAAGATAAGACTGAATTGATTCAATGGATCAATGATTTTAACGAACAATCATTTGATGAATACAGCAGTCATCTTTACAGTACTAATAAACCGATCGATCAGGAAATCTTACCTGTATATGCAGACGAACCTAAGATGGTTGATGCACGTATCGTGATTAGGGATAACTTTGATAAGATTTTTGAAACCCGTCCGGAAACCATGATCTTTGGGGAGGATGCCGGCGAAATTGGTGACGTCAATCAGGGATTAGAAGGTCTGCAGAAAAAATATGGTGCTTATCGTGTTGCTGATACCGGAATTAGAGAGACAACAATCTTGGGACAAGGAATTGGATTATCGCTTAGAGGATTACGCCCTATTGCTGAAATTCAGTATTTAGACTACGTAATGTATGCACTACAAACGATAAGTGATGATTTGTCTACATTACATTACCGTACCAAAGGAAAACAAAAAAACCCGCTTATTGTAAGAACACGCGGTCACCGTTTAGAAGGTATATGGCACAGCGGTTCGCAACTTGGTGGTATTTTAAACCTAATACGCGGTGTGTTTGTTTTAGTTCCCAGAAATATGACCAAAGCGGCTGGTTTTTATAATAACCTTCTGGATCTGGATAATCCAGCCTTGGTTATTGAATGTTTGAACGGATATCGATTAAAAGAGCGTTTACCGGAAAACCTGGCAGCGTTTAAAACCCCTATTGGTAAGGTAGAAACCTTAAGGGAAGGAAAAGATATTACACTGGTTTCGTATGGTTCTACGCTTAGAGTCATTGAACAAACTGCTGAGGAACTGGCTGAAATAGGAATCGATGTTGAAATTATCGACGTTCAGTCTTTACTTCCTTTTGATACAGCCCATGATATCGTAGAGAGTGTAAAGAAAACAAATCGACTATTAGTGATCGATGAAGATGTTCCTGGTGGAGCTTCTTCTTACATTCTACAGAAAGTTTTAGAAAATCAAAATGCATGGAGATATCTGGACAGCAAACCGCAAACATTAACCGCTAAAGAACATCGCCCTGCTTACGGTAGTGATGGGGATTATTTTTCGAAACCATCCCACGAAGATGTTTTTGAAAAAATTTATGCCATTATGCATGAGAGCAATCCCGATAAATTTCCAAAATTGATGTAA
- a CDS encoding DUF2059 domain-containing protein, translating to MRKLIFILFVIIGTSTFAQETEGDSFQKKAVKLIELTSGQQFEIISEPIVNQIPEENRVEFKKELKASLKGLYVKLAEIYREEFTEDELDEILAFYDTPVGKKMVETTPKVMEKAMTVGQQWGMELQSIMAKYMQ from the coding sequence ATGAGAAAACTAATTTTCATCCTATTTGTAATTATAGGAACCAGCACTTTTGCACAGGAAACTGAAGGAGATTCTTTTCAGAAAAAAGCAGTGAAATTAATAGAATTGACTTCAGGGCAGCAGTTTGAAATCATTAGCGAACCAATAGTCAATCAGATTCCTGAAGAAAATCGTGTAGAGTTTAAGAAAGAACTTAAAGCAAGCCTGAAAGGACTTTATGTAAAACTAGCCGAAATTTATCGTGAAGAGTTTACGGAAGATGAATTAGATGAAATTCTTGCTTTTTACGATACACCGGTAGGTAAGAAGATGGTAGAGACGACACCAAAAGTAATGGAAAAAGCAATGACTGTGGGCCAACAATGGGGAATGGAACTTCAATCAATTATGGCCAAATACATGCAGTAA
- a CDS encoding S41 family peptidase, translating into MAAKYPSYAEYNIDSALKLIKNPFKIDKKNKDYYKDKIILLVNSSTTSMSEFFAMPIQNSLNCTTLSEQTFGAVMNRMAVPLKDGTSIDTTGFRAFYPDDTSVQRKGLKIDHYLKKNTKNYKDDFYIEEALKLIDHSL; encoded by the coding sequence ATGGCAGCCAAATACCCTTCTTATGCCGAATATAATATCGATTCGGCTTTAAAATTGATTAAAAATCCATTCAAAATCGATAAAAAAAACAAAGATTATTACAAGGATAAAATTATTTTACTTGTAAATAGTAGCACCACTAGTATGAGCGAATTTTTTGCTATGCCAATCCAAAATTCACTTAATTGCACAACACTTAGCGAACAAACCTTTGGTGCCGTAATGAATCGTATGGCAGTTCCGCTTAAAGATGGTACCAGCATCGATACAACCGGATTTAGAGCCTTTTATCCAGATGATACATCAGTCCAACGAAAAGGATTAAAAATAGATCATTACCTCAAGAAAAACACTAAAAATTATAAGGACGATTTTTATATTGAAGAGGCTTTAAAACTTATTGATCACTCTCTATAA
- a CDS encoding PH domain-containing protein — translation MSKPFSIPQRQSAVGILLIFTSTLYKFLRGFWAALAYFVFKKPDGEVFIYIILAVVVLFVLIAVYSYFDYRKFLFHIDYKAEEFILRKGVFSSDFVSIPFDKIQQVNFKRGILQRVAGVYSLVIDTAGSNQKEVEIKAVNTEDANQLADILNRLKETNTTSLETLDEVIDSETKTEKNNEEKWTYRLSLATLIKTGLSSNFFRGFGLIFVFISTIFNELNQFFKEETSQWETQLTEDMGGIATGSILFISGFIILLLVLSILITTVEVFIKYFNLNLTQTKNSLDLQMGLRTNTRVSLKPIRVQILKIITNPIQKRLNLYKASLWVASSEDNDKKSVIQIPGLEKDTIQNIKSFLYQSSQNESGTTFKPHWVELSRRLIIGAIPVIATGMLQYFTNFIQFVWWVIVASIYLLLYAIIQFRIYNSLNLKIGEEFISKSYAAWDESTEIIEIYKLQGITIKQPLWYKRRNLVHIVFHNAAGDITFRAVDNAILQKVNYCLYAIERTNKAWM, via the coding sequence ATGTCTAAGCCTTTTAGTATACCGCAACGGCAATCTGCTGTGGGAATTTTACTAATTTTCACTTCTACACTTTATAAATTTCTAAGGGGTTTTTGGGCAGCCTTAGCCTATTTTGTGTTTAAAAAACCAGATGGTGAAGTGTTTATTTACATCATTTTAGCAGTTGTGGTACTCTTCGTACTTATCGCAGTTTACAGTTATTTTGATTACCGAAAATTCCTCTTTCATATCGATTATAAAGCCGAAGAATTTATTCTGAGAAAAGGTGTTTTTAGTTCAGACTTTGTGTCGATTCCCTTTGATAAAATTCAGCAGGTAAATTTTAAGCGTGGAATACTGCAGCGAGTGGCCGGAGTTTACAGTTTGGTAATCGATACTGCCGGAAGTAATCAAAAAGAAGTCGAAATAAAAGCGGTTAATACAGAAGATGCTAATCAATTAGCTGACATTTTAAATAGACTGAAAGAGACTAACACTACGTCCCTCGAAACTTTAGATGAGGTAATAGATAGCGAAACAAAAACTGAAAAAAATAATGAAGAAAAATGGACGTACAGGCTAAGTCTGGCCACTTTAATAAAAACCGGTTTAAGTAGTAATTTTTTTAGGGGCTTTGGTCTTATTTTCGTGTTTATTTCCACGATTTTTAATGAACTCAATCAGTTTTTTAAAGAAGAAACATCCCAGTGGGAAACGCAGCTTACTGAAGATATGGGAGGAATTGCTACCGGCTCTATATTGTTTATATCAGGGTTTATTATTTTATTGCTGGTGCTTAGTATTCTTATCACTACAGTCGAGGTTTTTATTAAATACTTCAATCTTAATCTTACGCAAACCAAAAACAGTTTAGATCTGCAAATGGGGCTACGTACCAATACCAGGGTTTCTTTGAAACCAATTCGGGTTCAGATTTTAAAGATTATCACCAATCCTATTCAGAAACGCCTAAATTTATACAAAGCTAGTCTATGGGTAGCCAGTAGCGAGGATAACGATAAGAAAAGTGTTATTCAGATTCCAGGTTTAGAAAAAGATACCATTCAGAATATAAAATCATTTCTATATCAATCTTCTCAAAACGAATCGGGTACTACCTTTAAACCCCATTGGGTCGAGTTGTCTCGCAGATTGATAATCGGTGCTATACCAGTGATCGCTACAGGAATGCTACAATACTTTACCAATTTTATCCAATTTGTATGGTGGGTTATTGTCGCTTCGATTTATTTATTGCTGTATGCGATCATTCAATTTAGGATCTATAATTCTTTAAATTTAAAAATAGGGGAGGAGTTTATAAGTAAATCTTATGCCGCCTGGGATGAAAGTACTGAAATTATTGAAATCTATAAGCTTCAGGGAATTACGATAAAGCAACCTTTATGGTATAAAAGGCGAAATCTAGTACATATCGTTTTTCATAATGCTGCCGGTGATATTACGTTTAGAGCTGTGGATAATGCCATTTTACAAAAAGTGAATTATTGTCTATACGCGATAGAGCGAACAAATAAAGCCTGGATGTAA
- a CDS encoding GLPGLI family protein, with the protein MKKSYYFIISLVLLSVVNSLFAQQTSGIVKYKGAINEEFRKSFIEDFKNKDVAPDIRKGVVEMYLNAQEDTYELHFKNQESYFHYMKELENETGKGLKMGSKAGTNEFYVNLTDKKIIEKNSVLGFLEYSGIQWDVKNVTKNIGDYKCFKAVGTEKNFTRSGAIKEEQVVAWFTPDIPLQFGPKNYNGLPGLILQIDKEKFSILATQVILNPDEKIEIEAIKKDEKIRSRREAYQIANEYYKDAYGN; encoded by the coding sequence ATGAAAAAATCATACTATTTTATAATATCTTTAGTTTTATTATCTGTTGTAAATTCCTTGTTCGCTCAACAAACTTCTGGGATCGTAAAATATAAAGGAGCCATTAATGAAGAATTCAGAAAGAGTTTTATTGAAGATTTCAAGAATAAAGATGTTGCTCCTGATATTAGAAAAGGGGTCGTAGAGATGTACCTTAATGCCCAGGAAGATACATATGAACTTCATTTTAAAAACCAGGAGTCTTATTTTCATTATATGAAGGAGTTAGAAAATGAAACAGGAAAAGGCCTAAAGATGGGAAGCAAAGCAGGAACTAATGAGTTTTATGTCAATTTAACCGACAAAAAAATTATTGAAAAAAACTCAGTTTTGGGTTTTTTGGAATACTCTGGGATACAATGGGATGTAAAGAATGTTACTAAAAATATTGGGGATTATAAATGTTTTAAAGCTGTTGGAACCGAAAAAAATTTTACCAGAAGTGGAGCGATTAAAGAGGAACAGGTGGTCGCCTGGTTTACTCCTGATATTCCTTTACAATTTGGGCCTAAAAATTATAACGGCCTGCCTGGGTTAATCCTGCAGATCGATAAAGAAAAATTTTCTATCCTTGCTACCCAAGTTATACTTAATCCCGACGAAAAAATTGAAATTGAAGCAATTAAAAAAGATGAAAAAATACGTTCAAGACGGGAGGCTTATCAGATAGCAAATGAGTATTATAAAGATGCCTACGGTAATTGA
- a CDS encoding PH domain-containing protein codes for MDSIEAPFSNKPIDITTLPAFEQVVLNPVCKKLLTKHLLQTGVWFLIVIAFGVFMYFQEEILVGSLISGFLLLFLIFLVFDLIKKQPRYGYAIREKDLIYKRGFLVSKSTVVSFNRIQHVSINRSVLDKWLDLSTLKVFTAGGSGSDMKIPGLEPKVAEKLKEALAGKIANEDV; via the coding sequence ATGGATTCCATAGAGGCGCCATTCAGTAATAAGCCGATCGATATTACCACACTGCCAGCTTTTGAGCAGGTGGTATTAAATCCGGTCTGTAAAAAACTATTGACCAAGCATCTGCTGCAAACAGGTGTTTGGTTTTTAATAGTTATTGCTTTTGGTGTTTTTATGTATTTCCAGGAAGAAATTTTAGTAGGAAGCTTAATTAGCGGATTTCTGCTGCTATTTTTAATATTTCTGGTTTTCGATTTAATTAAAAAACAACCAAGGTACGGCTACGCTATAAGAGAGAAAGATCTTATTTACAAACGTGGATTTTTAGTGAGCAAGTCTACCGTAGTTTCTTTTAACAGAATTCAGCATGTTTCTATAAACCGTAGTGTTCTGGATAAATGGCTCGATTTGTCAACTTTAAAGGTCTTTACTGCTGGTGGCAGTGGTAGCGATATGAAAATTCCTGGTTTAGAACCAAAAGTAGCCGAAAAACTTAAAGAAGCATTAGCAGGAAAAATTGCTAACGAAGATGTCTAA
- a CDS encoding 1,4-dihydroxy-2-naphthoyl-CoA synthase: MKKADWETVKEYDDITYKKSNGVARIAFNRPEVRNAFRPKTTTELLDAFHDAHEDTSIGVVLLSAEGPSPKDGVYSFCSGGDQKARGHQGYVGEDGYHRLNILEVQRLIRFMPKAVICVVPGWAVGGGHSLHVVCDITLASKEHAIFKQTDADVTSFDAGYGSAYLAKMVGQKKAREIFFLGRNYSAQQAYDMGMVNAVIPHEELEDTAYEWAQEILAKSPTSIKMLKFAMNLTDDGMVGQQVFAGEATRLAYMTDEAKEGRNAFLEKRKPNFEKKWIP; this comes from the coding sequence ATGAAAAAAGCTGACTGGGAAACAGTTAAGGAATACGATGATATCACTTATAAAAAAAGCAATGGTGTTGCCAGGATTGCATTTAACCGCCCAGAGGTACGTAATGCTTTTCGACCAAAAACAACCACCGAATTATTAGATGCTTTTCACGATGCGCACGAAGATACTTCGATTGGAGTAGTTTTACTTTCTGCAGAGGGCCCTTCACCAAAAGACGGTGTGTATTCGTTTTGTAGTGGCGGCGATCAAAAAGCCAGAGGTCATCAGGGGTATGTAGGTGAAGACGGTTATCACCGACTTAATATTTTAGAAGTTCAGCGTTTAATTCGCTTTATGCCAAAAGCGGTTATTTGCGTGGTACCCGGTTGGGCTGTAGGCGGCGGACATAGCTTACATGTGGTTTGCGATATTACTTTGGCGAGTAAAGAACATGCAATTTTTAAACAAACCGATGCAGATGTTACCAGCTTTGATGCCGGTTACGGATCGGCTTATTTAGCGAAAATGGTAGGGCAGAAAAAAGCTCGCGAAATTTTCTTTTTAGGTAGAAATTACTCCGCACAGCAAGCTTACGACATGGGGATGGTGAATGCCGTGATTCCACATGAAGAACTGGAAGATACCGCTTACGAATGGGCTCAGGAAATTTTAGCAAAATCGCCAACATCCATTAAAATGCTGAAGTTCGCCATGAACTTAACCGATGACGGAATGGTAGGACAGCAGGTTTTTGCCGGGGAAGCTACCCGATTAGCCTATATGACCGATGAAGCGAAAGAGGGACGTAATGCATTTCTGGAAAAAAGAAAACCAAATTTTGAGAAAAAATGGATTCCATAG